One segment of Solanum stenotomum isolate F172 chromosome 1, ASM1918654v1, whole genome shotgun sequence DNA contains the following:
- the LOC125842921 gene encoding uncharacterized protein LOC125842921 isoform X2: MADEDFLPPVRLMNFVSEEQLAESKKTRGARVEDGTAQRDRPLYEILMENKDKKDAEFNERFKHQPPKALDEDETEFLEKLEMSRREYEKQVADEEDEQLRSFQAAVAAKSTIVHEIKEMPLVPKVQEPKLIKRKNPPANPLGMIVKIKPQAKKAKMDLLSSVSSLTTATSSDVDNVSKSETEESQRLTKRPSVNADNHEPVTIGGLVSYSDESDDD; encoded by the exons ATGGCGGACGAAGATTTCCTACCTCCGGTGAGGTTGATGAATTTTGTCTCCGAAGAACAG TTGGCAGAATCCAAGAAAACTCGGGGTGCTCGGGTTGAAGACGGAACTGCTCAGAGAGATCGCCCACTTTATGAG ATCTTGATGGAGAACAAGGACAAGAAAGATGCTGAATTTAATGAACGCTTTAAACACC AACCACCCAAAGCCTTAGATGAGGACGAGACCGAGTTTCTTGAGAAGCTTGAAATG TCAAGGAGAGAATATGAGAAGCAAGTGgctgatgaagaagatgagcAGCTGCGAAGTTTTCAA GCTGCTGTTGCTGCAAAGTCTACGATTGTACACGAAATCAAGGAGATGCCTCTTGTTCCCAAAGTCCAG GAGCCGAAATTAATTAAGAGGAAGAATCCTCCAGCTAATCCATTGGGAATGATTGTCAAAATCAAGCCACAAGCTAAGAAAGCTAAGATGGATCTGTTATCTTCCGTCTCTTCTTTGACAACAGCTACC TCATCAGATGTTGATAACGTATCCAAATCTGAAACAGAAGAATCCCAGAGATTAACAAAAAGACCTAGTGTTAATGCTGACAACCACGAACCTGTTACAATAGGTGGTTTGGTTTCATATAGTGATGAAAGTGACGATGATTGA
- the LOC125842921 gene encoding uncharacterized protein LOC125842921 isoform X1, with the protein MADEDFLPPVRLMNFVSEEQLAESKKTRGARVEDGTAQRDRPLYEILMENKDKKDAEFNERFKHQPPKALDEDETEFLEKLEMSRREYEKQVADEEDEQLRSFQAAVAAKSTIVHEIKEMPLVPKVQEPKLIKRKNPPANPLGMIVKIKPQAKKAKMDLLSSVSSLTTATKASNDDKKQPSSDVDNVSKSETEESQRLTKRPSVNADNHEPVTIGGLVSYSDESDDD; encoded by the exons ATGGCGGACGAAGATTTCCTACCTCCGGTGAGGTTGATGAATTTTGTCTCCGAAGAACAG TTGGCAGAATCCAAGAAAACTCGGGGTGCTCGGGTTGAAGACGGAACTGCTCAGAGAGATCGCCCACTTTATGAG ATCTTGATGGAGAACAAGGACAAGAAAGATGCTGAATTTAATGAACGCTTTAAACACC AACCACCCAAAGCCTTAGATGAGGACGAGACCGAGTTTCTTGAGAAGCTTGAAATG TCAAGGAGAGAATATGAGAAGCAAGTGgctgatgaagaagatgagcAGCTGCGAAGTTTTCAA GCTGCTGTTGCTGCAAAGTCTACGATTGTACACGAAATCAAGGAGATGCCTCTTGTTCCCAAAGTCCAG GAGCCGAAATTAATTAAGAGGAAGAATCCTCCAGCTAATCCATTGGGAATGATTGTCAAAATCAAGCCACAAGCTAAGAAAGCTAAGATGGATCTGTTATCTTCCGTCTCTTCTTTGACAACAGCTACCAAAGCATCCAATGATGACAAAAAACAGCCTTCATCAGATGTTGATAACGTATCCAAATCTGAAACAGAAGAATCCCAGAGATTAACAAAAAGACCTAGTGTTAATGCTGACAACCACGAACCTGTTACAATAGGTGGTTTGGTTTCATATAGTGATGAAAGTGACGATGATTGA
- the LOC125842911 gene encoding acyl transferase 4, translating into MVMNFLVTTKGSSGGNFITPSGQTPNGVLDLSVIDSLAVLRCNARTLHVFKGGNTTVIRDAFGKALVPYYPLAGRLKFSAHNNQLLQIDCSGQGIWFVDASADCTLLDVNYFDEASALDDTTFNKLLPQQIHSSTPLPVGYDSFIDPLVLVQVTEFKCGGYIMGLTFCHSICDGLGAAQFLKAVGEFARGVEKLSVAPVWCRELLLPPPQKGVAEDNSSMPPPLTIPVPDQRLEHASFNIPLDEINQLKHQVMQELKMDQNVFCSSFEIIAATLWRHRTRAILNITDDKKNSSNSSSNTSFIAADDAGDEEVKLVFFANCRQLVPLPEGFYGNCFFPVTVTASNKVVAEASLAEVVKLIKDAKANLPAEFSQWLNNKTNKSTNDDQFNDPFAPGPGVGYDTLFISEWGRLGFNEVDYGWGKPVHVIPVQGSAVIPVGIVSKQPLPKNGIRLMTWCVHSHHLPTFLNMMNKDHDDALTN; encoded by the exons ATGGTGATGAACTTTCTGGTGACTACAAAGGGATCATCAGGAGGCAATTTCATAACACCATCAGGACAAACTCCAAATGGTGTGCTTGATCTGTCAGTCATAGACAGTTTAGCTGTTCTTCGATGCAATGCTCGTACACTACACGTCTTTAAAGGAGGAAACACTACTGTTATTCGAGACGCATTTGGAAAAGCTTTGGTTCCTTATTACCCGCTAGCAGGTCGTCTGAAATTCTCAGCACACAATAACCAGTTGCTTCAGATTGATTGTTCAGGTCAGGGAATTTGGTTTGTTGATGCCTCTGCTGATTGTACTCTCCTCGATGTCAACTACTTCGATGAAGCTTCAGCTTTAGATGACACTACTTTTAATAAACTTCTACCTCAACAAATTCATTCTTCTACTCCACTTCCTGTTGGTTATGACTCTTTCATTGACCCACTGGTGCTTGTGCAG GTAACTGAATTTAAGTGCGGTGGATATATTATGGGACTTACTTTCTGTCACAGTATATGTGATGGACTGGGTGCTGCACAGTTTCTAAAAGCAGTGGGTGAGTTCGCTAGGGGTGTTGAGAAACTGAGCGTTGCACCAGTGTGGTGCAGGGAGCTTCTCCTCCCACCTCCACAAAAAGGAGTTGCAGAAGACAACTCGTCGATGCCACCACCACTCACTATTCCAGTACCAGATCAGCGGCTGGAGCATGCTAGTTTCAACATTCCCCTGGATGAGATCAATCAGCTAAAACACCAAGTGATGCAAGAGTTAAAAATGGATCAAAATGTGTTTTGTTCCTCCTTTGAGATTATAGCTGCTActttgtggaggcaccgaaccCGAGCAATTTTGAATATAACAGATGACAAGAAGAATTCCTCCAACTCCTCGTCGAATACAAGCTTTATTGCTGCAGATGATGCAG GTgatgaagaagtgaaacttgTGTTCTTCGCTAATTGTCGACAACTAGTGCCGCTACCAGAAGGGTTCTACGGGAACTGTTTCTTCCCGGTGACTGTAACGGCTTCAAACAAAGTAGTGGCAGAAGCATCTCTTGCTGAGGTAGTGAAGCTGATCAAAGATGCCAAGGCAAACCTACCAGCAGAATTTTCACAATGGCTCAATAACAAGACTAACAAATCTACGAATGATGATCAATTCAACGATCCATTCGCACCAGGACCAGGAGTGGGCTACGACACATTGTTTATCTCGGAGTGGGGACGATTGGGTTTTAACGAGGTTGATTATGGATGGGGCAAACCTGTGCATGTTATACCAGTACAAGGGTCTGCTGTGATACCTGTAGGCATTGTTAGCAAACAGCCATTGCCTAAAAATGGCATTAGGCTCATGACTTGGTGCGTCCACAGCCACCATCTTCCTACATTTCTCAACATGATGAACAAGGATCATGATGATGCTCTAACTAATTAA